AACCCCAGGTTTACTGCAAAATTTGTTCCGGATTTCTGAAAAACAGCTGGTCTTTGTGAAAGCAGTTCGTCAAAGCCGGTATCGTAATTACCGATGTTTCGATTATTATTTAAGAAGCTATAACTGGAATTGGTTTGCAGTGTACTGTTAAATAAGCCCTTAAGAAGTAATCCTGCGCTTAAACGTTCGGTTATAGGCAGAGCTAGGCCGTAAATAAGTATCAGATAGTTGTCTTGTTCTGCTAATACATTTGAACTCAAAAACCGGGCTTTATCCTGTTGAACCAGGTAAATACCAAATGCTGATCCCCGGCCAAGATTAATTATGCCGATTGTTTTTTCGTCATGAATATTATTATCTATTCCGGCGTTAAATTCAAGCGGATCAGGCGGTACGCCTGGATTATAGCGGTAACCGCCATATCTGGTATCATTAATGAATGTATTAAATCCTTTGGTATATTCATAGTTTAAAAAGAGGGATGTTGATTTTTTTTCGTATATTTCGGCAAGCAAGGCAGGGTTTTGCAAAAGCAGGTAACGCGGCCCGATTACTTTATCTGTAACATCATAGAGCATTGATTTATATTCTTTTTTAGTATCTTTTGACGGCCCTGCATCTTCCGTAACCTTTAATTCAACCGGAGATTGCAGTTGTGATAGGTTTTGAGCGCTATTCGGTACATTAGGAACTCCTGTGCCCGGGGCCGTTGGCGCTGGTGCAGACAAGCCCGACAGCGGCGTTGATGGAACGGCGGGTAATCCAGCTCCCGCAGGTGCCGGAGTGCCGGAACCCGGAAGCAGATTGTTTTGCAGCTCCTGTTGCAATTGTTGCAAAGGTTGTGTGGGCAGGGTGGTAGAATCGGCAAAGGCCTTCAAAGATTCCAGGCTTTGCGATGATAAGGGCTGAATGGCCTGAAAGACACCTGAGGGATCCACAAAAGTTTCAAAACCTTTTTCCAGAAGCATATGCACATTATTATTAAAAACATCCAGAATTCCCTCAAAAGCCGAGATATTACCGAAAGGTGCGATTACCGAAAACAAAGTACCTTTGACAGCGATTGATGCCTGGGGAGTTTCCACAGTGAAGGCTTCGTTTTCCGCAGTGCCTTTAACAATTTTTGCCCATAATTTGCCTGTAGTTATTTTGAAATGCTGCCAGATATTTTTTTCCTTGTCCTGGCCTGCAAGTATGAAGTGTGAATTTTCTTCAAGTCGTATTACATGCCCCTTGATAAGCTTGATTTCACAGGATGATTGAGTTGTGGTTTTTATTTCATCTAATGGAAAGAACTCGGTATCCGGCTTAACTTCATCCCAGTAAGCGGAATTGGCTCTTTTAAAAAGTACAGTTCCGTTGATTGTCGCAGGTGTCGCTATAAAGGGTATAACAACCTTTTCAACTATATTGGTGGAAGGTTTATCAGTACTGATATTTCTGGTGGAAGGTAAAACATTTGCCCCCATTGTAAGCGCAGCTAATAGCAATAATATTAAAATATATTTTTTAGTCATCTGTAATTTCTGTTTATATTCTACACTATTATGCTAAAATTTATAAAGAATATTTAGTGTTTGAGAGACTGGAGGTAAGACAGTCCAAAAAATCATGGAATGACGTTTTACCAGGGGCAACAGGAAGCAAAAAATTAAGAATGAATATTAAACGACCATTATTAATCAGCATAACGCTCGCGATTATCACCTTCGTTCTGTTTTCGTTCGATGCTTTTTCTC
Above is a genomic segment from Candidatus Margulisiibacteriota bacterium containing:
- a CDS encoding FecR family protein, whose translation is MTKKYILILLLLAALTMGANVLPSTRNISTDKPSTNIVEKVVIPFIATPATINGTVLFKRANSAYWDEVKPDTEFFPLDEIKTTTQSSCEIKLIKGHVIRLEENSHFILAGQDKEKNIWQHFKITTGKLWAKIVKGTAENEAFTVETPQASIAVKGTLFSVIAPFGNISAFEGILDVFNNNVHMLLEKGFETFVDPSGVFQAIQPLSSQSLESLKAFADSTTLPTQPLQQLQQELQNNLLPGSGTPAPAGAGLPAVPSTPLSGLSAPAPTAPGTGVPNVPNSAQNLSQLQSPVELKVTEDAGPSKDTKKEYKSMLYDVTDKVIGPRYLLLQNPALLAEIYEKKSTSLFLNYEYTKGFNTFINDTRYGGYRYNPGVPPDPLEFNAGIDNNIHDEKTIGIINLGRGSAFGIYLVQQDKARFLSSNVLAEQDNYLILIYGLALPITERLSAGLLLKGLFNSTLQTNSSYSFLNNNRNIGNYDTGFDELLSQRPAVFQKSGTNFAVNLGFSYDWLQWWNLGISMENLFFTDDANNNTNKDQILHLTSILHNESLLLDLEIAKPQDETKTAYIMNLQYKMVNIPWLGQVEVGFGHYQNSYSETVGLSTSFKLWFMQFMATHQEDGPLPGKTFNKDSLDRFSLKIDF